CGACGGCCGCTCCCGGCACGGGCGGGATGCGCGAGCGCTTCGACCGGTTCCGCCGCTTCCGCTCCTGGACGCTGCGCAGCCGGGTGGTGCTCGTCGTCGTCGCGATGCTCGCCGTGCTCGGCGCGGTGATCGGCACGGTCAGCGTCTTCGCATTGCAGGGCTACCTCATGCAGCGGCTGGACGGCCAGCTCACGTCCGCGCTCGAACGCGGGCAGCACGCCGCCGACCGCATCAACGGCGGCGGCCCCACCATCCCCGACGCGGCCGGCGTCGTCGCGACGCCCGGTCAGCAGACCGGCACGCTCGGCGCGGTCCGCAGGGAGAACGGCGGGCTGCTGTTCCCACCGGTGATCCTCGCCGACCGCACGAGCGCGGCGAACCAGCCCCTCCAGCCGGAGCAGGTCCCGATCAACGCGCTCGCGCTGCTCAAGGTGCCCTCCGACGCGCAGCCGCGCACGGTCGACCTCGGCTCCTCGCTGGGCTCGTACCGCATCGCTGCGGCCGAGCTGCAGAACGGCGACAGCGTCATCATCGGCCTGCCGCTGAGCGACGTGAACGCGACGGTCGGGAGGCTCGCGCTGGTCATCCTGCTCGTCACGCTCTCCGGGCTCATCTTCGCGTTCCTGATCGCGAGCTTCGTCGTCCGCCTGGCGATGCGGCCGCTGGAGCGGGTGGCCGACACCGCGGAGCAGGTCGCCGGCATGCCGCTCGACCGCGGCGATGTCGCGCTGTCGGTCCGCGTGCCCGAGGAGGACACCGACCCGCACACCGAGGTCGGCAAGGTCGGCTCCGCGCTCAACAACATGCTCGGCCACGTCGCGTCCGCGCTCACCGCCCGCCAGGCCAGCGAGCAGAAGGTGCGCCAGTTCGTCGCCGACGCGAGCCACGAGCTGCGCACCCCGCTCGCCTCGATCCGCGGCTACGCGGAGCTCACCCGCCGGGCGCCGCACGAGCTCCCGGGAGACGTCACGCACTCCATCGGCCGGATCGAGTCGGAGGCGACGCGCATGACCTCCCTCGTGGAGGACCTCCTGCTGCTGGCCCGGCTCGACGAGGGCCGTGAGCTGGACCGCGACCCGGTCGACCTCTCCCTCCTGCTGATCGACGCCCTGAGCGACGCCCACGCCGCCGGCCCCGGCCACGAGTGGCGGATCGAGCTGCCCGACGAGCCGGTGGAGGTGCTCGGCGACGCGCCCCGCCTCCACCAGGTGGTCGTCAACCTCCTCGCCAACGCGCGCGTGCACACGCCGGAGGGCACAGTCGTGACCGTCGGGCTGTCGGTCGACGAGGCTGCTCAGCGCGCGGTCGTCACCGTCGCGGACACCGGCCCCGGCATCCCCGAGGAGCTGCAGAAGACCCTGTTCGAGCGCTTCGCGCGCGGCGACAGCTCCCGCAACCGCGCCACCGGCTCCACCGGTCTGGGGCTCGCGATCGTCCGGGCGGTGGTGGAGGCGCACGCAGGGGAGGTCTCCGTGCACAGCGTCCCGGGCGACACGGTGTTCACGGTGTCGCTGCCCCTGATGCCTCAGCCGGCCGCCGATTTGCGCCCGCCCGCGACCGTCGCGTAAGCTACCCGGAGCCGAAGACCGCTGGTCGACGTGTCCGCACGTCCGAAGTCCCACTCAGGTGGAGGCCCGCGCAGGTGTATGAAGTCAGTCTCGCAGTTCTCTGCGTCGCCAGCTCCGTGCCCTGCGCCGGAGCTTTTTTCTTTGCCAGCGGTCGAGGTGCGCACATCGCTCCCGCGGTGTGCGACGAAGATGATTGAGGAGTAGGCCATGGCGAACAAGGAAGCCACGGTTGCCGAGCTCGAGGGACTGTTCGAGAGCTCGACCGCCGTTCTGCTGACCGAGTACCGCGGTCTCACTGTTGCTCAGCTCAAGACGCTGCGCAAGTCCATCAGTGAGCACGCGACGTACGCCGTGGTGAAGAACACGCTGACCAAGATCGCGGCCAACAACAAGGGCATCTCGTCGTTCGACGAGGAGCTCGCTGGCCCGTCCGCGATCGCCTTCGTGCACGGTGACCCGGTCGCCGTCGCGAAGTCGCTGCGTGACTTCGCCAAGGCAAACCCTCTGCTGGTGGTCAAGGGCGGTTACTTCGACGGTAACCCGCTGACCGCAGAAGAGGTAGGCAAGCTCGCCGACCTCGAGTCCCGTGAGGTTCTGCTGGCCAAGCTGGCCGGCGCCTTCAAGGCCTCGCTGTTCGGAGCCGCATATCTGTTCAACGCACCGCTCTCGAAGGCCGTTCGCACGGTCGACGCGCTGCGTGAGAAGCAGGAGTCCGCTGCCTGAGTCCTTCGGGATCCAGTACGCGGTGAGTAACCACACACACTAAGGAGAGAACAATGGCAAAGCTTTCGACTGAGGAGCTGCTCGAGGCGTTCAAGGAGCTCACCCTGATCGAGCTCAGCGAGTTCGTCAAGGCGTTCGAGGAGACCTTCGAGGTCACCGCCGCCGCCCCCGTCGCCGTGGCCGCCCCGGCCGCCGGTGGCGCCGGTGCCGCCGCTGAGGAGGTCGAGGAGAAGGACTCGTTCGACGTCGTCCTCGAGGCCGCCGGTGACAAGAAGATCCAGGTCATCAAGGAGGTGCGCGCCCTCACCAGCCTCGGCCTCGGTGAGGCGAAG
The sequence above is a segment of the Leifsonia williamsii genome. Coding sequences within it:
- a CDS encoding sensor histidine kinase; translated protein: MTAARPTAAPGTGGMRERFDRFRRFRSWTLRSRVVLVVVAMLAVLGAVIGTVSVFALQGYLMQRLDGQLTSALERGQHAADRINGGGPTIPDAAGVVATPGQQTGTLGAVRRENGGLLFPPVILADRTSAANQPLQPEQVPINALALLKVPSDAQPRTVDLGSSLGSYRIAAAELQNGDSVIIGLPLSDVNATVGRLALVILLVTLSGLIFAFLIASFVVRLAMRPLERVADTAEQVAGMPLDRGDVALSVRVPEEDTDPHTEVGKVGSALNNMLGHVASALTARQASEQKVRQFVADASHELRTPLASIRGYAELTRRAPHELPGDVTHSIGRIESEATRMTSLVEDLLLLARLDEGRELDRDPVDLSLLLIDALSDAHAAGPGHEWRIELPDEPVEVLGDAPRLHQVVVNLLANARVHTPEGTVVTVGLSVDEAAQRAVVTVADTGPGIPEELQKTLFERFARGDSSRNRATGSTGLGLAIVRAVVEAHAGEVSVHSVPGDTVFTVSLPLMPQPAADLRPPATVA
- the rplJ gene encoding 50S ribosomal protein L10 — protein: MANKEATVAELEGLFESSTAVLLTEYRGLTVAQLKTLRKSISEHATYAVVKNTLTKIAANNKGISSFDEELAGPSAIAFVHGDPVAVAKSLRDFAKANPLLVVKGGYFDGNPLTAEEVGKLADLESREVLLAKLAGAFKASLFGAAYLFNAPLSKAVRTVDALREKQESAA
- the rplL gene encoding 50S ribosomal protein L7/L12, with translation MAKLSTEELLEAFKELTLIELSEFVKAFEETFEVTAAAPVAVAAPAAGGAGAAAEEVEEKDSFDVVLEAAGDKKIQVIKEVRALTSLGLGEAKALVDGAPSTVLEGANKETAEKAKAQLEEAGATITLK